A stretch of the Thunnus thynnus chromosome 7, fThuThy2.1, whole genome shotgun sequence genome encodes the following:
- the LOC137186537 gene encoding NLR family CARD domain-containing protein 3-like isoform X3, with protein MDDLEKEEDGAESPEPEPSDTKQRAESPVSSCVSLKSDQSKDFPPDLSNEPRPSDTKQRAESPVSSCVSLKSDRSRKLPPDLSNEPRPSDTKQRAESPVSSCVSLKSDQSKKLPPNFSNEPRPSDTKQRAESPVSSCLSLKSDWSRKLPPDLSNEPRPSDTKERKRRGVSVEEQLSHCSLCQDILKDPVSTSCGDRFCRQCAERSRTTPGLQTNSQTSTVQKSGLQEVLHEHKISLRRRCESVNEGTDEAGSETLLKRIYTELYITEGQSEGVNTQHEVRQLETASKMETLHETPIKCHNIFKVLPDQHKHIRVVLTNGVAGVGKTFSVRKFTLNWADGLKNQDVSLVILLSFRELNLIKDEQYSLLKMIHVFHPTLQKVTAEKLNDCKVLFIFDGLDESRLSLDFKSNDVVSDVTQKSSVNVLLINLIKGNMLPSALVWITSRPAAANQIPPTCVDRVTEVRGFTDTQKEQYFRKRFDDEELSSRIISHIKTSRSLHMMCHIPVFCWVIATVLEHMLTTDKRGELPKTLTDMYSHFLLVQTKRKKQKYDEGHQTRPQELTEADREVLLKLGRLAFEQLEKGNIMFYQEDLEQCGLDVTEASVSSGVCTEIFKREIVFFQKKVYCFVHLSIQEFLAAVYMYHCYTSNNTEVLKGFLGKDYRHRESKPKGFPKNISAYFRNKDVFLRKAMEKSLKSENGHLDLFVRFLHGLSLESNQSLLGGLLGQTENSPEIMQRAINNLKEMNTNVSPDRSINIFHCLMEMNDRSVHQEIQKFLKSENRSEKKLSVIHCSALAYMLQMSEDVLDELSLKKYNTSKEGRQRLIPAVRNCREAQLSDCGLSETHCEVVASALKSNPSHLRVLNLSKNKLQDSGVKLSAALESPNCRLETLRLSDCSLSEISCASLASALKSNPFHLRELYLSGNKLQDSGMELLGDFLKSPHCRLKTLGLSRCSLFSCAALASALKSNPSHLRELNLSDNKLQDSGVKLLCDFLESPHCKLETLILWGCRLSKISCASLASALQSNPSHLRKLDLRGNNLRELDVIQLSGLKKSQHYRLETLRWG; from the exons ATGGATGATttggagaaagaggaggacgGAGCAGAGTCTCCTGAACCTGAACCCTCAGACAccaa acagagagcagagtctccAGTATCCAGCTGTGTGTCTTTGAAGAGTGACCAGTCCAAAGATTTTCCTCCAGATCTCAGTAATGAACCTagaccctcagacacaaa acagagagcagagtctccAGTATCCAGCTGTGTGTCTTTGAAGAGTGACCGGTCCAGAAAACTTCCTCCAGATCTCAGTAATGAACCTagaccctcagacacaaa acagagagcagagtctccAGTATCCAGCTGTGTGTCTTTGAAGAGTGACCAGTCCAAAAAACTTCCTCCAAATTTCAGTAATGAACCTagaccctcagacacaaa acagagagcagagtctccAGTATCCAGCTGTTTGTCTTTGAAGAGTGACTGGTCCAGAAAACTTCCTCCAGATCTCAGTAATGAACCTagaccctcagacacaaa agagagaaagaggaggggtgtttctgtggaggagcagctgtcCCACTGTTCTTTGTGTCAGGACATCCTGAAAGATCCAGTCTCTACCAGCTGTGGGGACCGGTTCTGCAGACAGTGTGCAGAAAGATCCAGAACAACACCTGGACTACAGACAAACAGTCAGACCAGCACTGTACAAA AAAGTGGTCTGCAGGAGGTTTTACATGAACATAAGATCAGTCTGAGGAGGAGATGTGAATCTGTGAATGAAGGGActgatgaagcaggaagtgaaacccTCCTCAAAAGGatctacactgagctctacatcacagagggacaAAGTGAAGGGGTTAATACCCAACATGAGGTGAGACAGCTTGAAACAGCTTCCAAGATGGAGACCCTCCATGAAACTCCAATCAAGTGTCACAACATCTTTAAAGTCTTACCtgaccaacacaaacacatcagagtTGTTCTGACGAATGGCGTCGCTGGTgttggaaaaaccttctcagtgcGCAAGTTCACTCTGAACTGGGCAGACGGCTTGAaaaaccaagatgtcagtctggtgattcTGCTTTCATTCAGGGAGCTGAACTTGATCAAAGATGAGCAGTACAGTCTCCTCAAGATGATTCATGttttccatccaacattacagaaggtCACAGCGGAGAAGCTCAATGACTgtaaagttttgttcatctttgacggcctggatgaaagcagactttcacTGGATTTCAAGAGCAATGACGTAgtgtctgatgtcacacagaagtCATCAGTCAACGTGTTGTTGATAAACCTCATCAAGGGGAATATGCTTCCCTCGGCTCTCGTCTGGATAACTTCCcgaccagcagcagcaaatcAGATCCCTCCTACATGTGTTGACAGGGTAACAGAAGTACGAGGCTTCACTGACACCCAAAAGGAGcagtacttcaggaagagatttgATGATGAAGAACTGTCCAGcagaatcatctcacacatcaagacatccaggagcctccacatgatgtgtcacatcccagtcttctgctgggtcattgctacagttctggagcacatgttgactacagacaagagaggagagcttcccaagaccctgactgacatgtactcacacttcctgctggttcAGACCAAGAGGAAGAAGCAAAAATATGATGAGGGACATCAGACAAGGCCACAGGAACTGACGGAGGCTGACAGGGAAGTTCTTCTGAAGCTGGGGAGGCTGGCATTTGAACAGctggagaaaggaaacatcatgttctaccaagaagacctggagcagtgtggtcttgatgtcacagaggcTTCAGTGTCATCAGGAGTTTGTACAGAGATCTTCAAAAGAGAGATTGTGTTCTTCCAGAAAAAagtctactgctttgttcatctgagcaTTCAGGAGTTTTTGGCTGCAGTCTACATGTACCACTGTTACACCAGCAATAACACAGAGGTACTGAAGGGCTTCCTGGGAAAAGACTACAGACACAGGGAATCAAAACCAAAGGGTTTCCCAAAGAACATTTCTGCTTATTTCAGAAACAAGGACGTCTTCCTGAGGAAAGCCATGGAAAAATCTCTCAAAAGTGAAAATGGCCACCTGGACCTGTTTGTTCgcttccttcatggcctctctctggagtccaaccagagtctcttaggaggcctgctaggtcagacagagaacagtccAGAAATCATGCAGAGAGCCATCAACAACCTGAAGGAGATGAACACTAATGtctctcctgacagaagcatcaacatcttccactgtctgatggagatgaaTGACCGCTCAGTACATCAGGAGATCCAAAAGTTCCTGAAGTCAGAAAACAGATCAGAGAAGAAACTCTCCGTGatccactgctcagctctggcctacatgctgcagatgtcagaggatGTTCTGGATGAGTTAAGCCTGAAGAAGTACAACACATCAAAGGAGGGACGACAAagactgatcccagctgtgaggaactgcagagaGGCTCA ACTTTCTGACTGTGGACTCTCAGAGactcactgtgaagttgtggcctcagctctgaagtccaacccctcccaccTGAGAGTGCTGAATCTcagtaaaaacaaactgcaggattcaggagtgaaacTGTCTGCTGCactggagagtccaaactgtagactggagacccTGAG attgagtgaCTGCAGTTTGTcggagatcagctgtgcttctctggcctcagctctgaagtccaaccccttccatctgagagagctgtaTCTGAGCGGAAACaagctgcaggattcaggaatGGAGCTGCTGGGTGATTTTCTgaagagtccacactgtagactgaagACTCTGGG ATTAAGTCGCTGCAGTTTGTTCAGCTGTGCtgctctggcctcagctctgaagtccaacccctcccatctgagagagctgaatCTGAGtgacaacaagctgcaggattcaggagtgaagctgctgtgtgattttctggagagtccacactgtaaactggagactctgat attgtgggGCTGCAGGTTGTCaaagatcagctgtgcttctctggcctcagctctgcagtccaacccctcccatctgagaaaGCTGGATCTGAGAGGAAACAACCTGCGGGAATTAGACGTGATTCAGCTGTCTGGTCTTAAGAAGAGTCAACACtatagactggagactctgag ATGGGGTTGA
- the LOC137186537 gene encoding NLR family CARD domain-containing protein 3-like isoform X1, whose product MDDLEKEEDGAESPEPEPSDTKQRAESPVSSCVSLKSDQSKDFPPDLSNEPRPSDTKQRAESPVSSCVSLKSDRSRKLPPDLSNEPRPSDTKQRAESPVSSCVSLKSDQSKKLPPNFSNEPRPSDTKQRAESPVSSCLSLKSDWSRKLPPDLSNEPRPSDTKQRAQSPVSSCVSLKSDQSKDFPPDLSNEPGPSDTKERKRRGVSVEEQLSHCSLCQDILKDPVSTSCGDRFCRQCAERSRTTPGLQTNSQTSTVQKSGLQEVLHEHKISLRRRCESVNEGTDEAGSETLLKRIYTELYITEGQSEGVNTQHEVRQLETASKMETLHETPIKCHNIFKVLPDQHKHIRVVLTNGVAGVGKTFSVRKFTLNWADGLKNQDVSLVILLSFRELNLIKDEQYSLLKMIHVFHPTLQKVTAEKLNDCKVLFIFDGLDESRLSLDFKSNDVVSDVTQKSSVNVLLINLIKGNMLPSALVWITSRPAAANQIPPTCVDRVTEVRGFTDTQKEQYFRKRFDDEELSSRIISHIKTSRSLHMMCHIPVFCWVIATVLEHMLTTDKRGELPKTLTDMYSHFLLVQTKRKKQKYDEGHQTRPQELTEADREVLLKLGRLAFEQLEKGNIMFYQEDLEQCGLDVTEASVSSGVCTEIFKREIVFFQKKVYCFVHLSIQEFLAAVYMYHCYTSNNTEVLKGFLGKDYRHRESKPKGFPKNISAYFRNKDVFLRKAMEKSLKSENGHLDLFVRFLHGLSLESNQSLLGGLLGQTENSPEIMQRAINNLKEMNTNVSPDRSINIFHCLMEMNDRSVHQEIQKFLKSENRSEKKLSVIHCSALAYMLQMSEDVLDELSLKKYNTSKEGRQRLIPAVRNCREAQLSDCGLSETHCEVVASALKSNPSHLRVLNLSKNKLQDSGVKLSAALESPNCRLETLRLSDCSLSEISCASLASALKSNPFHLRELYLSGNKLQDSGMELLGDFLKSPHCRLKTLGLSRCSLFSCAALASALKSNPSHLRELNLSDNKLQDSGVKLLCDFLESPHCKLETLILWGCRLSKISCASLASALQSNPSHLRKLDLRGNNLRELDVIQLSGLKKSQHYRLETLRWG is encoded by the exons ATGGATGATttggagaaagaggaggacgGAGCAGAGTCTCCTGAACCTGAACCCTCAGACAccaa acagagagcagagtctccAGTATCCAGCTGTGTGTCTTTGAAGAGTGACCAGTCCAAAGATTTTCCTCCAGATCTCAGTAATGAACCTagaccctcagacacaaa acagagagcagagtctccAGTATCCAGCTGTGTGTCTTTGAAGAGTGACCGGTCCAGAAAACTTCCTCCAGATCTCAGTAATGAACCTagaccctcagacacaaa acagagagcagagtctccAGTATCCAGCTGTGTGTCTTTGAAGAGTGACCAGTCCAAAAAACTTCCTCCAAATTTCAGTAATGAACCTagaccctcagacacaaa acagagagcagagtctccAGTATCCAGCTGTTTGTCTTTGAAGAGTGACTGGTCCAGAAAACTTCCTCCAGATCTCAGTAATGAACCTagaccctcagacacaaa acagagagcacagTCTCCAGTATCCAGCTGTGTGTCTTTGAAGAGTGACCAGTCCAAAGATTTTCCTCCAGATCTCAGTAATGAACCGGGgccctcagacacaaa agagagaaagaggaggggtgtttctgtggaggagcagctgtcCCACTGTTCTTTGTGTCAGGACATCCTGAAAGATCCAGTCTCTACCAGCTGTGGGGACCGGTTCTGCAGACAGTGTGCAGAAAGATCCAGAACAACACCTGGACTACAGACAAACAGTCAGACCAGCACTGTACAAA AAAGTGGTCTGCAGGAGGTTTTACATGAACATAAGATCAGTCTGAGGAGGAGATGTGAATCTGTGAATGAAGGGActgatgaagcaggaagtgaaacccTCCTCAAAAGGatctacactgagctctacatcacagagggacaAAGTGAAGGGGTTAATACCCAACATGAGGTGAGACAGCTTGAAACAGCTTCCAAGATGGAGACCCTCCATGAAACTCCAATCAAGTGTCACAACATCTTTAAAGTCTTACCtgaccaacacaaacacatcagagtTGTTCTGACGAATGGCGTCGCTGGTgttggaaaaaccttctcagtgcGCAAGTTCACTCTGAACTGGGCAGACGGCTTGAaaaaccaagatgtcagtctggtgattcTGCTTTCATTCAGGGAGCTGAACTTGATCAAAGATGAGCAGTACAGTCTCCTCAAGATGATTCATGttttccatccaacattacagaaggtCACAGCGGAGAAGCTCAATGACTgtaaagttttgttcatctttgacggcctggatgaaagcagactttcacTGGATTTCAAGAGCAATGACGTAgtgtctgatgtcacacagaagtCATCAGTCAACGTGTTGTTGATAAACCTCATCAAGGGGAATATGCTTCCCTCGGCTCTCGTCTGGATAACTTCCcgaccagcagcagcaaatcAGATCCCTCCTACATGTGTTGACAGGGTAACAGAAGTACGAGGCTTCACTGACACCCAAAAGGAGcagtacttcaggaagagatttgATGATGAAGAACTGTCCAGcagaatcatctcacacatcaagacatccaggagcctccacatgatgtgtcacatcccagtcttctgctgggtcattgctacagttctggagcacatgttgactacagacaagagaggagagcttcccaagaccctgactgacatgtactcacacttcctgctggttcAGACCAAGAGGAAGAAGCAAAAATATGATGAGGGACATCAGACAAGGCCACAGGAACTGACGGAGGCTGACAGGGAAGTTCTTCTGAAGCTGGGGAGGCTGGCATTTGAACAGctggagaaaggaaacatcatgttctaccaagaagacctggagcagtgtggtcttgatgtcacagaggcTTCAGTGTCATCAGGAGTTTGTACAGAGATCTTCAAAAGAGAGATTGTGTTCTTCCAGAAAAAagtctactgctttgttcatctgagcaTTCAGGAGTTTTTGGCTGCAGTCTACATGTACCACTGTTACACCAGCAATAACACAGAGGTACTGAAGGGCTTCCTGGGAAAAGACTACAGACACAGGGAATCAAAACCAAAGGGTTTCCCAAAGAACATTTCTGCTTATTTCAGAAACAAGGACGTCTTCCTGAGGAAAGCCATGGAAAAATCTCTCAAAAGTGAAAATGGCCACCTGGACCTGTTTGTTCgcttccttcatggcctctctctggagtccaaccagagtctcttaggaggcctgctaggtcagacagagaacagtccAGAAATCATGCAGAGAGCCATCAACAACCTGAAGGAGATGAACACTAATGtctctcctgacagaagcatcaacatcttccactgtctgatggagatgaaTGACCGCTCAGTACATCAGGAGATCCAAAAGTTCCTGAAGTCAGAAAACAGATCAGAGAAGAAACTCTCCGTGatccactgctcagctctggcctacatgctgcagatgtcagaggatGTTCTGGATGAGTTAAGCCTGAAGAAGTACAACACATCAAAGGAGGGACGACAAagactgatcccagctgtgaggaactgcagagaGGCTCA ACTTTCTGACTGTGGACTCTCAGAGactcactgtgaagttgtggcctcagctctgaagtccaacccctcccaccTGAGAGTGCTGAATCTcagtaaaaacaaactgcaggattcaggagtgaaacTGTCTGCTGCactggagagtccaaactgtagactggagacccTGAG attgagtgaCTGCAGTTTGTcggagatcagctgtgcttctctggcctcagctctgaagtccaaccccttccatctgagagagctgtaTCTGAGCGGAAACaagctgcaggattcaggaatGGAGCTGCTGGGTGATTTTCTgaagagtccacactgtagactgaagACTCTGGG ATTAAGTCGCTGCAGTTTGTTCAGCTGTGCtgctctggcctcagctctgaagtccaacccctcccatctgagagagctgaatCTGAGtgacaacaagctgcaggattcaggagtgaagctgctgtgtgattttctggagagtccacactgtaaactggagactctgat attgtgggGCTGCAGGTTGTCaaagatcagctgtgcttctctggcctcagctctgcagtccaacccctcccatctgagaaaGCTGGATCTGAGAGGAAACAACCTGCGGGAATTAGACGTGATTCAGCTGTCTGGTCTTAAGAAGAGTCAACACtatagactggagactctgag ATGGGGTTGA
- the LOC137186537 gene encoding NLR family CARD domain-containing protein 3-like isoform X4 produces the protein MDDLEKEEDGAESPEPEPSDTKQRAESPVSSCVSLKSDQSKDFPPDLSNEPRPSDTKQRAQSPVSSCVSLKSDQSKDFPPDLSNEPGPSDTKERKRRGVSVEEQLSHCSLCQDILKDPVSTSCGDRFCRQCAERSRTTPGLQTNSQTSTVQKSGLQEVLHEHKISLRRRCESVNEGTDEAGSETLLKRIYTELYITEGQSEGVNTQHEVRQLETASKMETLHETPIKCHNIFKVLPDQHKHIRVVLTNGVAGVGKTFSVRKFTLNWADGLKNQDVSLVILLSFRELNLIKDEQYSLLKMIHVFHPTLQKVTAEKLNDCKVLFIFDGLDESRLSLDFKSNDVVSDVTQKSSVNVLLINLIKGNMLPSALVWITSRPAAANQIPPTCVDRVTEVRGFTDTQKEQYFRKRFDDEELSSRIISHIKTSRSLHMMCHIPVFCWVIATVLEHMLTTDKRGELPKTLTDMYSHFLLVQTKRKKQKYDEGHQTRPQELTEADREVLLKLGRLAFEQLEKGNIMFYQEDLEQCGLDVTEASVSSGVCTEIFKREIVFFQKKVYCFVHLSIQEFLAAVYMYHCYTSNNTEVLKGFLGKDYRHRESKPKGFPKNISAYFRNKDVFLRKAMEKSLKSENGHLDLFVRFLHGLSLESNQSLLGGLLGQTENSPEIMQRAINNLKEMNTNVSPDRSINIFHCLMEMNDRSVHQEIQKFLKSENRSEKKLSVIHCSALAYMLQMSEDVLDELSLKKYNTSKEGRQRLIPAVRNCREAQLSDCGLSETHCEVVASALKSNPSHLRVLNLSKNKLQDSGVKLSAALESPNCRLETLRLSDCSLSEISCASLASALKSNPFHLRELYLSGNKLQDSGMELLGDFLKSPHCRLKTLGLSRCSLFSCAALASALKSNPSHLRELNLSDNKLQDSGVKLLCDFLESPHCKLETLILWGCRLSKISCASLASALQSNPSHLRKLDLRGNNLRELDVIQLSGLKKSQHYRLETLRWG, from the exons ATGGATGATttggagaaagaggaggacgGAGCAGAGTCTCCTGAACCTGAACCCTCAGACAccaa acagagagcagagtctccAGTATCCAGCTGTGTGTCTTTGAAGAGTGACCAGTCCAAAGATTTTCCTCCAGATCTCAGTAATGAACCTagaccctcagacacaaa acagagagcacagTCTCCAGTATCCAGCTGTGTGTCTTTGAAGAGTGACCAGTCCAAAGATTTTCCTCCAGATCTCAGTAATGAACCGGGgccctcagacacaaa agagagaaagaggaggggtgtttctgtggaggagcagctgtcCCACTGTTCTTTGTGTCAGGACATCCTGAAAGATCCAGTCTCTACCAGCTGTGGGGACCGGTTCTGCAGACAGTGTGCAGAAAGATCCAGAACAACACCTGGACTACAGACAAACAGTCAGACCAGCACTGTACAAA AAAGTGGTCTGCAGGAGGTTTTACATGAACATAAGATCAGTCTGAGGAGGAGATGTGAATCTGTGAATGAAGGGActgatgaagcaggaagtgaaacccTCCTCAAAAGGatctacactgagctctacatcacagagggacaAAGTGAAGGGGTTAATACCCAACATGAGGTGAGACAGCTTGAAACAGCTTCCAAGATGGAGACCCTCCATGAAACTCCAATCAAGTGTCACAACATCTTTAAAGTCTTACCtgaccaacacaaacacatcagagtTGTTCTGACGAATGGCGTCGCTGGTgttggaaaaaccttctcagtgcGCAAGTTCACTCTGAACTGGGCAGACGGCTTGAaaaaccaagatgtcagtctggtgattcTGCTTTCATTCAGGGAGCTGAACTTGATCAAAGATGAGCAGTACAGTCTCCTCAAGATGATTCATGttttccatccaacattacagaaggtCACAGCGGAGAAGCTCAATGACTgtaaagttttgttcatctttgacggcctggatgaaagcagactttcacTGGATTTCAAGAGCAATGACGTAgtgtctgatgtcacacagaagtCATCAGTCAACGTGTTGTTGATAAACCTCATCAAGGGGAATATGCTTCCCTCGGCTCTCGTCTGGATAACTTCCcgaccagcagcagcaaatcAGATCCCTCCTACATGTGTTGACAGGGTAACAGAAGTACGAGGCTTCACTGACACCCAAAAGGAGcagtacttcaggaagagatttgATGATGAAGAACTGTCCAGcagaatcatctcacacatcaagacatccaggagcctccacatgatgtgtcacatcccagtcttctgctgggtcattgctacagttctggagcacatgttgactacagacaagagaggagagcttcccaagaccctgactgacatgtactcacacttcctgctggttcAGACCAAGAGGAAGAAGCAAAAATATGATGAGGGACATCAGACAAGGCCACAGGAACTGACGGAGGCTGACAGGGAAGTTCTTCTGAAGCTGGGGAGGCTGGCATTTGAACAGctggagaaaggaaacatcatgttctaccaagaagacctggagcagtgtggtcttgatgtcacagaggcTTCAGTGTCATCAGGAGTTTGTACAGAGATCTTCAAAAGAGAGATTGTGTTCTTCCAGAAAAAagtctactgctttgttcatctgagcaTTCAGGAGTTTTTGGCTGCAGTCTACATGTACCACTGTTACACCAGCAATAACACAGAGGTACTGAAGGGCTTCCTGGGAAAAGACTACAGACACAGGGAATCAAAACCAAAGGGTTTCCCAAAGAACATTTCTGCTTATTTCAGAAACAAGGACGTCTTCCTGAGGAAAGCCATGGAAAAATCTCTCAAAAGTGAAAATGGCCACCTGGACCTGTTTGTTCgcttccttcatggcctctctctggagtccaaccagagtctcttaggaggcctgctaggtcagacagagaacagtccAGAAATCATGCAGAGAGCCATCAACAACCTGAAGGAGATGAACACTAATGtctctcctgacagaagcatcaacatcttccactgtctgatggagatgaaTGACCGCTCAGTACATCAGGAGATCCAAAAGTTCCTGAAGTCAGAAAACAGATCAGAGAAGAAACTCTCCGTGatccactgctcagctctggcctacatgctgcagatgtcagaggatGTTCTGGATGAGTTAAGCCTGAAGAAGTACAACACATCAAAGGAGGGACGACAAagactgatcccagctgtgaggaactgcagagaGGCTCA ACTTTCTGACTGTGGACTCTCAGAGactcactgtgaagttgtggcctcagctctgaagtccaacccctcccaccTGAGAGTGCTGAATCTcagtaaaaacaaactgcaggattcaggagtgaaacTGTCTGCTGCactggagagtccaaactgtagactggagacccTGAG attgagtgaCTGCAGTTTGTcggagatcagctgtgcttctctggcctcagctctgaagtccaaccccttccatctgagagagctgtaTCTGAGCGGAAACaagctgcaggattcaggaatGGAGCTGCTGGGTGATTTTCTgaagagtccacactgtagactgaagACTCTGGG ATTAAGTCGCTGCAGTTTGTTCAGCTGTGCtgctctggcctcagctctgaagtccaacccctcccatctgagagagctgaatCTGAGtgacaacaagctgcaggattcaggagtgaagctgctgtgtgattttctggagagtccacactgtaaactggagactctgat attgtgggGCTGCAGGTTGTCaaagatcagctgtgcttctctggcctcagctctgcagtccaacccctcccatctgagaaaGCTGGATCTGAGAGGAAACAACCTGCGGGAATTAGACGTGATTCAGCTGTCTGGTCTTAAGAAGAGTCAACACtatagactggagactctgag ATGGGGTTGA